The genomic DNA AACCCGTACGCGCATTACACCACGACCGGTCCGGAAATCTGGCGGCAGACGGAAGGGCGTATCAGCCATTTTGTCTCCAGTATGGGCACCACCGGTACGATTACCGGCGTGTCACGTTTTTTACGTGAACAGGAAAAAGCGGTCACTATCGTTGGCCTGCAGCCGGAAGAGGGCAGCAGTATTCCCGGTATTCGTCGCTGGCCAGCGGAATATATGCCGGGGATTTTTAACGCCAGCCTGGTTGACCAGGTGTTGGATATTCACCAGAACGACGCGGAAAACACCATGCGCGCGCTGGCGGTGAAAGAAGGCGTGTTCTGCGGCGTGAGTTCCGGCGGCGCGGTGGCGGGCGCGATTCGCGTGGCCGAGCAAAACCCGGGTGCGGTAGTGGTAGCGATCATCTGCGATCGCGGCGATCGCTATCTGTCTACCGGGGTATTTGGTGAAGAACACTTCAGCCAGGGGGCGGGGATTTAAGTCACCGTGCTGTCCAGCAGGTCGGTGCCGTACGAGTTATCTACCGTACACAGCCAACGCCCTGCCTGCTGGCGAAATACGTAGGTCGCGCGGCGCGTGACCTGCGTTGTTTCACCGTTTTCCTGAGCAATATCCAGCCGGGTCTCCATGATCACCAGCGCGTTATCGCCACCTTCGATAATCTCCATTCTGCCCTGCGTCACCGTCAGTCGATGCTGAAAATAATCGGCGATGGCAATAAACGCTTTGCGAATGTTTTCTTTCCCGCTGACCATCATGCCGGGTTTCACCACCAGCGTGGCGTCCTCGGCGTAATATTCCATCAGCGTGGCGTAGTCTTCCTGCGAGATGGCGCGGTCGCAGGCTTCGATAACCGCTTTAAGCGATGACGCTGGCATGTCTTCTCCTTAACGCATTGGTGGTGGGTTACTGCGTCAACTTATCAAGAAATCCCCATAGCTTCTCATTCATTTCGCGATAGTCATAGGCGCGCATCTCATCGACGCTACGGATATACGGCTTACCTTTGGCTTCATCCAGCTCCTGTTGGGAGTGCTGAATCAATCCTTCAACCGCGTCGGCGGTAAACTCCATGTGGCACTGGAAGCCATACACCTTATCGGTATATTGCACTATCTGGCGCGGGCAGCCGGCGCTGGTGGCCAGAACGACCGTGCTATCGGTCAGCCCCGGCATGTCGTTGTGCCAATGGCCGACGGTGAGCGGCGAACCGAAATGGTTGAACAGCGGGTGTTGAAGCGCAGCCTCGGTGAGGGTTATCGGGTAGTGACCAATCTCTTTTTCCGGACTCTGGCCTACGGCCGCACCCAAGGCTTCGCCAATCAGCTGCGAACCGAGGCAAATGCCGACCACCGTGCGTCCGGCGTCAATGGCCTGACGAATGAGCTGCTGTTCGGCTTTGGAATCGAAGTAAGCGCATTCGGCGAGCGTTGTGCGCGGCGACTGAGGGCCGCCAAAGACGACAAGCATGTCAAAACCATCGGCGTTGGCGGGGACGCGCTCATGGTTATAGACGTGCGTCCAACTGATCTCATGGCCGCGCGACTCGGCCCACGGCAGGTAAGCGCCCGCAGATTCAAACGATTCGTGAATAACAAAATGGACTCGCACTGTTTTACTCCTGATAGAGGCTAAGCGCCTGATGAATATCGGCCGCTAGTCGGGTGATGTCGTTATCGCTAAGTGTAGAAATGGTAATACGCAGTCCATGCGCAGGGGCACTGACGCCAAACGCCTCGCCTTCACGCACCAGCCAGCCTGATTTTGCCAGCGAAAACGCCGCTGTCTGGCTGGCGGCGGGGAGCGGAAGCCACAGGTTCAGACCATCACCGGGGGGCGCATTTTCAATGCCACGGCTGCGTAGCGCCCGTGCCAGCTTTTGTTGTTGGCTGGCGTAAAACTGACGAGCCAGCGCCTGCTGTTGTGGGAACGCCTCATCCGTCAGGCAGGCGTAGACTAAATCTTGTAGCAGATGACTTACCCACTGGCTCCCGGCGTTGAGCCGCAGCCGCAGCTTCGCCGACGTGGCCGTATCGCTGGCAACAAAGGCCAGGCGCAGATCCGGACCCAGCGCTTTGGACATCGAGCGAATC from Klebsiella sp. WP3-W18-ESBL-02 includes the following:
- the cysM gene encoding cysteine synthase CysM, which gives rise to MNTLEQTIGNTPLVKLQRLGPDNGSEIWVKLEGNNPAGSVKDRAALSMIVEAEKRGEIKPGDVLIEATSGNTGIALAMIAALKGYQMKLLMPDNMSQERRAAMRAYGAELILVTKEQGMEGARDLALDMAQRGEGKLLDQFNNPDNPYAHYTTTGPEIWRQTEGRISHFVSSMGTTGTITGVSRFLREQEKAVTIVGLQPEEGSSIPGIRRWPAEYMPGIFNASLVDQVLDIHQNDAENTMRALAVKEGVFCGVSSGGAVAGAIRVAEQNPGAVVVAIICDRGDRYLSTGVFGEEHFSQGAGI
- a CDS encoding YybH family protein, with the translated sequence MPASSLKAVIEACDRAISQEDYATLMEYYAEDATLVVKPGMMVSGKENIRKAFIAIADYFQHRLTVTQGRMEIIEGGDNALVIMETRLDIAQENGETTQVTRRATYVFRQQAGRWLCTVDNSYGTDLLDSTVT
- a CDS encoding type 1 glutamine amidotransferase, whose amino-acid sequence is MRVHFVIHESFESAGAYLPWAESRGHEISWTHVYNHERVPANADGFDMLVVFGGPQSPRTTLAECAYFDSKAEQQLIRQAIDAGRTVVGICLGSQLIGEALGAAVGQSPEKEIGHYPITLTEAALQHPLFNHFGSPLTVGHWHNDMPGLTDSTVVLATSAGCPRQIVQYTDKVYGFQCHMEFTADAVEGLIQHSQQELDEAKGKPYIRSVDEMRAYDYREMNEKLWGFLDKLTQ